A single window of Papaver somniferum cultivar HN1 unplaced genomic scaffold, ASM357369v1 unplaced-scaffold_139, whole genome shotgun sequence DNA harbors:
- the LOC113335310 gene encoding uncharacterized protein LOC113335310: protein MKTSQAWQRLGISNLQHIMPAPRHRPPIKGPVWILALISLISVLLIGAYIYPPRGYSSCYVFSGVGCKSISEWLPPTPTREYSDAEIAARGVIRDILLTPPIQTKSPKIAFMFLTPGTLPFEKLWDKFFDGHEGRFSVYVHASRERPVHLSRYFVNRDIHSEKVVWGKISMVDAEKRLLGLAFQDPDNQHFVLLSDSCVPLHNFDYVYNYLMDTNVSFIDRFEDPGPHGSGRYSEHMLPEVDYKDFMKGAQWFTMKRQHAMIVLADSLYYTKFKLYCKPGMEGKNCYSDEHYLPTFFYMMDPGGIANWSVTHVDWSEGKWHPKAYRAQDVTYELLKNITSIDQSFHVTSDERKLVMEKDCLWNGMKRPCYLFARKFYPETLENLMHHFSNYTTI from the exons atgaagacaTCACAGGCGTGGCAGCGTTTAGGCATTTCGAATCTACAGCACATTATGCCAGCGCCGCGCCACAGACCGCCTATAAAGGGGCCAGTTTGGATCCTTGCATTGATTTCTTTGATTAGCGTCTTGCTAATTGGTGCTTATATCTATCCTCCAAGAGGATATTCATCTTGTTATGTCTTCTCTGGAGTAGGCTGTAAATCTATCTCCGAGTGGCTACCACCTACTCCTACCAGGGAATACAGTGATGCTGAGATCGCAGCTCGTGGTGTCATTAGAGATATCTTGCTCACACCTCCTATTCAAACAAAGTCACCTAAAATCGCCTTCATGTTCTTGACTCCCGGCACATTACCTTTTGAAAAGCTATGGGATAAGTTCTTCGAT GGGCACGAAGGCAGATTTTCTGTCTATGTACATGCATCTAGGGAAAGACCGGTACATTTGAGCCGTTACTTCGTCAACAGAGACATCCACAGTGAGAAG GTGGTATGGGGAAAAATTTCTATGGTTGATGCGGAGAAGAGACTTCTGGGATTGGCTTTCCAAGACCCTGATAATCAGCATTTTGTACTTCTCTCAGACAG TTGTGTTCCACTTCATAATTTCGATTATGTCTATAACTATTTGATGGATACAAATGTCAGCTTTATTGATCG CTTTGAAGATCCCGGACCTCATGGATCCGGCAGGTATTCAGAGCATATGTTACCTGAAGTTGACTATAAGGACTTCATGAAAGGTGCTCAG TGGTTCACAATGAAGCGGCAGCATGCCATGATAGTCTTAGCAGATAGTCTTTACTACACGAAGTTCAAGCTTTACTGCAAG CCAGGTATGGAGGGGAAGAATTGCTATTCTGACGAGCATTACTTGCCGACATTCTTCTAT ATGATGGATCCTGGAGGCATAGCGAATTGGTCAGTGACACACGTCGATTGGTCTGAAGGGAAGTGGCATCCGAAAGCTTATCGAGCTCAGGATGTTACCTATGAGCTCCTGAAGAACATTACG TCTATTGATCAGAGTTTTCATGTTACTAGTGATGAAAGA AAGTTAGTGATGGAGAAAGATTGCTTGTGGAATGGGATGAAGCGGCCATGTTATTTATTTGCTAGAAAATTCTACCCGGAAACCCTGGAAAATCTGATGCATCATTTCTCCAACTACACAACAATTTGA